Proteins found in one Lycium ferocissimum isolate CSIRO_LF1 chromosome 6, AGI_CSIRO_Lferr_CH_V1, whole genome shotgun sequence genomic segment:
- the LOC132059914 gene encoding uncharacterized protein LOC132059914 isoform X3, with translation MELMPSLAKEKEDKKVVSEMPLEQDDIPLFYSDLLPFLVNHKPSVGEDAFLWLATLVNLAADFVNGRCTFETLTAPTENRLHFPSYNIFLKEIIKCIKHLQKQATPTGVEMADDEFIIHVEGTASSQRIVRHIGGTSWPGRLTLTNYALYFEESGVISYKDALKLNLSEDFEQSVKTAATGPWGAPLFDKAIVYDSSKLEEAVLLEFPEMTSSTRRDHWLALIKEIILLHRFLRKFKVDSPLGSWEMHARTILGIIRLHAAREMLRISPPIPKNFLIFDFLDELPKGDYVLEELAESLKKVDAGHPCSASSILRSLNISLLSVPTEASKETDDNSRLAVQTDDVSSLGNAIDQAREEAKEIEKAKATVRELKGEGMGNSVQVLMDLIKPFGRLVPYLQEVFTWERPVCTSIFVVTALIVIYTEWVGKAIAALLLATVATMLWARQRGVLDKANKIVIYTGSEQTTMESIVSAQHGLRNVYDLVQRMNIVLLKIWSIFVSKAPKHADLVMVAMVGTAVILAVVPLKFILMALTLCPFVATSKIGKYMENEKLNRRMKEWWDSIPVVPVEFLEKIADS, from the exons ATGGAGTTAATGCCC TCTTTGgcgaaagaaaaagaagataaaaaagtGGTCTCTGAGATGCCTCTGGAACAAGATGATATTCCTTTGTTCTACTCGGATCTCTTGCCGTTCCTT GTTAACCATAAACCAAGTGTTGGAGAGGATGCTTTCTTGTGGCTGGCGACACTTGTAAATTTAGCAGCTGATTTTGTTAATGGAAGATGTACTTTCGAGACTCTGACAGCACCTACAGAAAATCGACTGCATTTTCCTTCTTATAACATATTCTTGAAGGAGATTATAAA GTGCATAAAGCATTTGCAGAAACAAGCAACTCCAACAGGTGTGGAGATGGCAGATGACGAGTTTATAATACACGTGGAAGGAACTGCAAGTTCACAAAGAATAGTGCGCCATATTGGAGGGACAAGTTGGCCTG GTAGGCTGACATTAACAAACTATGCCCTGTACTTTGAGGAATCTGGAGTCATCTCTTACAAAGATGCTCTTAAGCTCAACCTTTCGGAAGACTTCGAGCAGAGTGTCAAAACTGCTGCTACAGGTCCGTGGGGTGCTCCGCTCTTTGACAAGGCCATAGTATATGACTCTTCTAAATT GGAAGAAGCTGTTCTCTTGGAATTTCCAGAAATGACAAGTTCAACAAGACGCGACCATTGGCTTGCTCTTATAAAGGAGATAATATTATTGCATCGGTTTTTACGGAAGTTTAAGGTCGATTCACCTTTGGGGTCATGGGAGATGCACGCAAGGACAATACTAGGAATTATAAGGCTTCATGCAGCTAGAGAAATGCTTAGGATATCCCCACCAATTCCCAagaatttcttaatttttgattttcttgacgAGTTGCCGAAGGGAGATTATGTGCTTGAAGAGCTTGCCGAGAGTCTGAAGAAAGTAGACGCTGGACATCCTTGTAGCGCTAGCTCAATCTTGAGAAGCCTGAATATCTCCCTATTGTCTGTTCCCACCGAAGCATCCAAAGAAACTGATGATAATAGCCGCCTCGCTGTCCAAACGGACGATGTCTCATCATTGGGGAATGCTATTGATCAAGCAAGAGAGGAagcaaaagaaattgaaaaggcGAAAGCTACTGTTCGGGAGCTGAAAGGGGAAGGAATGGGGAATAGTGTCCAGGTTCTTATG GATCTTATCAAACCGTTCGGGAGGTTAGTGCCTTATCTTCAAGAGGTATTTACATGGGAAAGACCTGTATGCACTTCCATTTTTGTGGTGACAGCACTCATAGTCATTTACAC AGAGTGGGTTGGCAAAGCAATAGCAGCTCTCCTATTAGCGACAGTTGCTACGATGCTGTGGGCAAGACAAAGAGGGGTACTAGATAAGGCAAATAAAATAGTTATCTACACTGGATCTGAGCAGACAACGATGGAAAGCATAGTGTCAGCACAACACGGACTAagaaatgtttatgacttgGTTCAGAGAATGAACATTGTACTACTGAAAATCTGGTCCATATTCGTTTCAAAAGCTCCAAAG CATGCAGATTTGGTAATGGTAGCAATGGTTGGTACTGCGGTGATATTAGCGGTGGTTCCTTTGAAGTTTATCCTTATGGCTTTGACGTTGTGCCCCTTTGTGGCAACATCAAAGATTGGGAAATACATGGAAAATGAGAAACTAAATCGGAGAATGAAGGAGTGGTGGGACTCTATACCTGTAGTCCCTGTCGAATTTTTGGAAAAGATAGCTGATTCATAA